A single genomic interval of Terriglobus albidus harbors:
- a CDS encoding DUF5695 domain-containing protein codes for MSFSPLFRLSRAVLLFSLISSTLSWSQPPKPLPPGPMLDGGRVVLKGKELTLELLAYSGTVAQLRPAADPMLDYTPGDLLKSRSADTFYHLGDLDLRLRDDASTDWKDYSTAYRRKPIQVLANTSTVFRADLAATLPAEIPLRVVREWSVRNGDIYLSYTLTNRTHKAVHLGGIGVPMVFNNIMNGRTLEQSYTTCSFYDPYIGQDAGYVQVARLSGTGPALLIAPEGHAPLEAWKPILDKRVSRDGEAVLLNDPTRRGMTFEGSYEWMIHSAGFAEDDWKSAEQWNQPTEAVLQPGKSITYTLHLFVAPSLREIEATLTAHGRPVAIGIPGYILPQDTDGRLFLRSATPVTSIASEPEGSLSIHHDGLAPDGKTQAYTIHGLRWGRARLRITYGDGNIQTIAYRTIKPETQTVADLGRFLFHEQWFEQPNDPFHRSPSVISYDNDAGQQLLQESRAWIAGLSDEGGAGSWLAAAMKEAIAPDPGEVRKLEAFVNQTVWGHLQESEGPQKFGVHKSLFYYQPDAMPAGYYDTSINWGSWTSWNRKDAADVGRSFNYPHVVAAYWSLYRIARNNSGLAAMQDWKWYLDHAYETTMAMRSHAPYYTQFGQMEGTIFTLLLHDLKMEGWNEQASTLEGWMRQRAQQWNSEPYPFGSEMPWDSTGQEEVYAWTRYFGFKEKADLTLNAILAYTPVVPSWGYNGSARRYWDFLYGGKYPRIERQLHHYGSGLNAIPLLSEYRAHSSDLYLLRAGYGGVMGPLANIDEKGFGSAAFHSYPDRMQYDPYTGDYGPNFLGHALNSGVYLVQDPSLGWLAFGGNVTVHGNTVRLDVLDSSRQRVFLAPTGQWLTLDGGAFTAVDYDTSTHQVTIHLAPATAYVKEVKLHIATPATEKPEEVRTVSLASEETSVSLMTQK; via the coding sequence GTGAGCTTCTCTCCGTTGTTCCGTCTGTCTCGTGCTGTCCTGTTGTTCTCGCTCATCAGCAGCACACTGAGTTGGTCTCAGCCTCCCAAGCCGCTTCCTCCTGGCCCCATGCTCGATGGCGGGCGCGTAGTACTGAAAGGCAAAGAGCTCACGTTGGAACTGCTTGCCTACTCCGGCACAGTGGCGCAACTTCGTCCTGCTGCGGATCCGATGCTGGACTACACTCCCGGCGACCTTCTCAAGTCTCGTTCGGCCGATACCTTTTACCACCTGGGCGATCTCGACCTGCGTCTTCGCGATGATGCCTCTACCGACTGGAAAGACTATTCAACGGCTTACCGCCGCAAGCCGATCCAGGTTCTTGCCAATACCTCAACCGTCTTCCGCGCTGATCTTGCTGCGACCTTACCGGCCGAGATTCCGCTGCGCGTGGTGCGGGAGTGGTCCGTTCGTAACGGCGATATCTATCTCAGCTACACGCTCACCAATCGCACCCACAAGGCTGTGCATCTTGGAGGCATCGGTGTTCCGATGGTCTTCAACAACATCATGAACGGCCGTACCCTCGAGCAGAGCTATACGACCTGCTCCTTCTACGACCCCTATATCGGTCAGGATGCAGGCTATGTTCAGGTTGCACGCCTCTCCGGCACAGGGCCTGCGCTTCTGATCGCGCCCGAAGGCCATGCTCCGCTGGAAGCATGGAAACCGATCCTCGATAAGCGTGTCAGCCGCGATGGTGAAGCCGTATTGCTGAATGATCCGACGCGGCGCGGCATGACCTTTGAAGGGTCGTATGAGTGGATGATCCACTCCGCAGGCTTCGCTGAGGACGATTGGAAGAGCGCCGAGCAGTGGAACCAGCCAACTGAAGCTGTTCTTCAACCCGGCAAGAGCATCACCTATACACTGCATCTGTTTGTCGCTCCCTCTCTCCGCGAGATTGAAGCAACGCTCACAGCTCACGGACGTCCGGTTGCCATCGGCATTCCCGGATACATCCTGCCGCAGGATACAGATGGCCGGCTCTTCCTCCGCTCTGCAACTCCAGTCACAAGCATCGCCAGCGAACCCGAAGGCTCACTCTCTATCCATCACGATGGCCTGGCGCCTGACGGTAAGACGCAGGCCTACACCATTCATGGTCTTCGTTGGGGACGAGCTCGCCTGCGCATCACATATGGCGATGGCAATATACAGACCATCGCCTATCGCACCATCAAGCCGGAGACGCAGACCGTCGCAGACCTTGGCCGCTTTCTCTTTCATGAGCAATGGTTTGAACAGCCCAACGATCCCTTCCATCGTTCACCTTCCGTCATCAGCTACGACAACGATGCCGGTCAACAGCTGCTTCAGGAATCACGTGCATGGATCGCAGGTCTAAGCGATGAGGGCGGAGCAGGGTCGTGGCTTGCAGCCGCGATGAAGGAAGCCATCGCTCCTGATCCGGGTGAGGTTCGTAAACTCGAAGCATTCGTCAATCAAACCGTCTGGGGTCACCTGCAGGAGAGTGAGGGCCCGCAGAAGTTCGGCGTTCACAAGAGCCTCTTCTACTACCAGCCGGACGCGATGCCTGCCGGGTACTACGACACGTCGATTAACTGGGGCTCGTGGACCAGTTGGAACCGCAAGGATGCCGCCGATGTCGGGCGCTCCTTCAACTACCCACACGTCGTTGCTGCATACTGGTCGCTCTACCGCATCGCGCGCAACAACTCGGGCCTTGCCGCAATGCAGGACTGGAAGTGGTATCTCGATCACGCGTATGAGACCACTATGGCGATGCGCTCCCATGCGCCGTATTACACCCAGTTCGGTCAGATGGAAGGCACCATCTTCACCCTGCTGCTGCATGATCTGAAGATGGAGGGCTGGAACGAACAGGCATCTACGCTCGAAGGCTGGATGCGTCAACGGGCGCAGCAATGGAATTCCGAACCCTATCCCTTTGGCAGCGAGATGCCATGGGACTCAACAGGGCAGGAAGAGGTCTACGCCTGGACGCGCTACTTCGGCTTCAAAGAAAAGGCTGATCTCACGCTCAACGCCATCCTGGCTTATACGCCGGTCGTGCCCTCCTGGGGATACAACGGCAGTGCTCGCCGCTACTGGGACTTTCTCTATGGTGGCAAATACCCACGCATCGAACGTCAGTTACATCACTACGGCTCAGGCCTGAATGCGATTCCGCTACTCAGCGAGTATCGTGCCCATTCCAGTGACCTTTACCTGCTGCGCGCAGGCTACGGCGGCGTCATGGGGCCGCTCGCGAATATCGACGAGAAGGGCTTCGGTTCTGCGGCGTTTCACTCCTATCCCGATCGTATGCAATACGACCCGTACACCGGTGACTACGGTCCGAACTTTCTCGGTCATGCGCTCAACAGCGGCGTATATCTCGTACAGGATCCCTCGCTCGGCTGGCTCGCTTTTGGTGGGAATGTGACAGTCCATGGGAATACCGTCCGGTTGGATGTGCTCGACTCATCGCGGCAGCGTGTCTTTCTTGCGCCAACCGGTCAGTGGCTCACGCTGGACGGAGGCGCGTTTACCGCAGTCGACTATGACACCTCCACGCATCAGGTCACGATTCATTTGGCGCCTGCTACGGCTTACGTCAAAGAAGTGAAGCTGCATATTGCTACTCCGGCAACGGAGAAACCTGAAGAGGTACGCACGGTTTCTCTCGCGTCGGAAGAGACTAGCGTGTCTTTGATGACGCAGAAGTAG
- a CDS encoding dihydrodipicolinate synthase family protein yields MKWTGVIPAVTTPFEPSLAVDHNLLFQHTSWMLENGCTGLVMLGSLGEGATLEHDEKVAILKTALRASEKTGTPVVAGISSLSTAAAVRLAKEAEDLGCAGLMVLPPYVYSTDWREMKAHIAAIIRATKLSCMLYNNPVAYKTDYIPEQVKELAQEFPNLHAIKESSADVRRVTAIRAIIDDRLTICTGVDDAIVEAVAAGSSAWIAGLVNAFPAESVALYELAMAGKHQEAFELYRWFLPLLRLDTVPKFVQLIKWVQEQTGTGTARVRPPRLELVGAELEEVKAVLATAMANRPAVKSTPFPVLQQA; encoded by the coding sequence ATGAAGTGGACCGGAGTGATTCCCGCAGTCACCACGCCGTTTGAACCATCCCTCGCCGTCGATCACAACCTGCTCTTCCAGCACACATCGTGGATGCTGGAAAACGGATGCACTGGCCTGGTGATGCTTGGCTCTCTCGGAGAAGGCGCAACGCTGGAGCATGACGAAAAGGTCGCCATCCTTAAGACCGCGCTTCGCGCATCGGAGAAGACCGGAACCCCTGTCGTCGCCGGCATCTCCTCTCTCTCGACCGCAGCCGCCGTTCGTCTGGCTAAGGAAGCGGAAGATCTCGGCTGCGCCGGCCTGATGGTGCTTCCGCCGTATGTCTATAGCACCGACTGGCGCGAGATGAAGGCTCACATCGCCGCGATCATCCGGGCAACGAAGCTTTCCTGCATGCTCTACAACAACCCGGTTGCGTATAAGACCGACTACATCCCGGAGCAAGTAAAGGAGCTGGCACAGGAGTTCCCCAACCTGCACGCCATCAAGGAATCGAGCGCCGATGTGCGCCGCGTGACCGCAATCCGCGCCATTATTGATGACCGCCTTACCATCTGCACCGGCGTTGATGACGCGATTGTCGAAGCGGTTGCTGCCGGCTCCAGCGCCTGGATCGCGGGTCTGGTGAATGCCTTCCCGGCCGAGTCCGTCGCACTCTATGAGCTTGCGATGGCCGGCAAGCACCAGGAGGCTTTCGAGCTCTATCGCTGGTTCCTGCCTTTGCTTCGTCTCGACACCGTGCCGAAGTTCGTTCAACTCATCAAGTGGGTGCAGGAGCAGACCGGCACTGGGACAGCCAGGGTCCGTCCGCCGCGGCTGGAGCTTGTCGGCGCCGAGCTCGAAGAGGTGAAGGCAGTACTGGCAACAGCAATGGCGAACCGTCCTGCCGTCAAGTCCACACCTTTCCCTGTCCTGCAGCAGGCATAA
- a CDS encoding NAD(P)/FAD-dependent oxidoreductase encodes MKPTDVLVIGAGPAGLAAATAASRNGCRVAVLDDNPAAGGQIWRADITRPHHEDPTRGAAIAAFHTSGAALLPGRRIVDAPSPSTLLAEAGGHFETYRWDRLILATGARERFLPFPGWTLPGVFGAGGLQALVKGGYPVAGKRIVVAGTGPLLLAVAAHLRQYGASIVTIVEQASTLQMLPFAASLLRSPGKLLQGAGYRKTLGMTPYQTGCWPISAQGDETLRSVTLTNGRRTWTVECDLLACGFHLVPNTELAQLLGCTLQSSFVQVNSQQHTSVANIYCAGEPTGIAGVDAAQVQGEIAGLAAADCNPLPARLLARRAREAAFGRRLTHAFRLRPEVLKLASQETIVCRCEDVTFSQLKTRSNWTDAKLHTRCGMGPCQGRICGSATEALFGWQPTSVRAPLFPIPVAAFCDEISSLNAPSAR; translated from the coding sequence ATGAAGCCGACAGATGTTCTGGTCATCGGTGCCGGGCCCGCAGGTCTTGCCGCGGCAACCGCGGCTTCGCGCAATGGGTGCCGTGTTGCCGTTCTCGATGACAACCCAGCGGCCGGCGGACAGATCTGGCGTGCGGATATCACGCGGCCCCACCACGAGGACCCGACGCGTGGCGCCGCGATAGCGGCCTTTCACACCTCAGGAGCCGCTCTGCTTCCCGGACGTCGTATCGTCGATGCCCCTTCGCCGTCCACATTGCTGGCCGAGGCCGGAGGCCACTTCGAGACCTATCGGTGGGATCGCCTGATTCTGGCGACCGGCGCGCGTGAACGCTTTCTACCCTTTCCCGGATGGACGCTGCCGGGAGTCTTCGGCGCAGGTGGTCTGCAGGCCCTCGTCAAAGGCGGATATCCGGTTGCGGGCAAGCGGATCGTTGTCGCGGGAACAGGTCCGCTGCTACTCGCCGTGGCTGCTCATCTGCGTCAATACGGAGCCTCAATCGTTACCATCGTCGAACAGGCGTCGACTCTCCAGATGTTGCCCTTTGCAGCATCGCTCTTACGCAGCCCTGGCAAGCTGCTGCAGGGTGCAGGCTACCGCAAGACTCTAGGCATGACGCCATACCAGACGGGCTGCTGGCCAATCTCGGCGCAGGGCGATGAGACGTTGCGCTCCGTCACACTGACCAACGGCAGACGAACATGGACGGTGGAATGCGACCTGCTTGCCTGCGGCTTTCATCTGGTCCCGAATACTGAGCTCGCTCAATTACTGGGATGCACACTTCAGAGCAGCTTTGTTCAGGTCAACTCGCAACAGCATACCTCGGTTGCCAACATCTACTGTGCCGGCGAACCTACCGGCATCGCAGGTGTCGATGCTGCACAAGTTCAGGGCGAGATTGCGGGGCTTGCCGCCGCGGATTGCAATCCCCTTCCGGCGCGCCTGCTCGCACGCCGCGCGAGGGAAGCTGCCTTTGGCCGCCGTCTGACACACGCCTTCCGGCTTCGTCCTGAAGTACTCAAGCTCGCTTCGCAGGAGACGATCGTCTGCCGTTGTGAGGATGTCACCTTCAGCCAACTAAAGACTCGTTCCAACTGGACAGACGCCAAGCTCCATACCCGCTGCGGCATGGGTCCATGCCAGGGTCGCATCTGCGGCTCCGCAACAGAGGCTCTCTTCGGCTGGCAGCCGACCTCTGTCCGCGCACCTCTTTTTCCGATTCCTGTCGCTGCCTTCTGCGACGAAATCTCTTCGCTCAACGCACCATCAGCCCGTTAG
- a CDS encoding (2Fe-2S)-binding protein: protein MPDPQVVIHVNGSPISVPAGSMLSTALLMASAPCRISSTGEPRTALCGMGICLECRAIVNGVPHTRTCQTVCQEGMRVETQP from the coding sequence ATGCCTGATCCGCAGGTCGTGATTCATGTGAATGGATCGCCTATCTCTGTGCCTGCCGGTTCTATGCTGAGCACGGCATTGTTGATGGCATCGGCGCCCTGCCGTATTTCAAGTACAGGCGAGCCCCGTACCGCGCTCTGCGGCATGGGAATCTGCCTGGAGTGCCGCGCTATCGTCAACGGGGTTCCGCATACCCGCACCTGCCAGACCGTATGTCAGGAAGGCATGCGCGTGGAGACTCAGCCATGA
- a CDS encoding NAD(P)/FAD-dependent oxidoreductase, whose protein sequence is MPGFDLAIVGAGIVGCACALEAARAGLRVVIAERGVVGGGTTAAGMGHVVVMDDSPAQLALTAYSRSLWRTMAPELPAGVEYESRGTLWIAADDEEMAEVFSKQTTYARAGIASQVLDPRELAEAEPYLRSGLAGALLVPDDGVLYPPVAAEYFLSEARRLGVVLLSDHEVVRCGKGRVQFANGTSIEAERILLASGAHIDLLPSLPIQKRKGHLLITDRYPGVVSHQLVELGYLKSAHKLTADSVAFNIQPRLTGQLLIGSSRQYGDESREINHAILRSMLERAIEYMPYLKGLSGIRVWTGHRAATADKLPLIGPTADHTLFLAMGFEGLGITNAPGAAVLAIDALLNRASVIDAAPYLPSRIQQEAVHA, encoded by the coding sequence ATGCCTGGTTTTGATCTCGCCATCGTCGGCGCCGGTATCGTCGGCTGCGCGTGCGCACTGGAAGCTGCACGCGCGGGCCTGCGGGTGGTCATCGCGGAACGTGGCGTCGTCGGTGGAGGAACAACCGCGGCAGGCATGGGCCACGTCGTCGTGATGGACGATTCCCCGGCCCAGCTTGCACTCACAGCTTACTCACGATCCTTGTGGCGAACCATGGCTCCGGAACTTCCCGCAGGCGTGGAGTATGAGTCGCGAGGCACGCTGTGGATTGCGGCCGATGACGAAGAGATGGCCGAGGTCTTCTCAAAACAGACGACGTACGCCCGCGCGGGCATCGCCTCACAGGTTCTCGATCCCCGTGAACTGGCCGAAGCGGAGCCCTATCTTCGCTCCGGGCTCGCCGGTGCACTATTAGTTCCTGACGACGGAGTGCTCTATCCCCCCGTTGCCGCGGAGTACTTCCTCTCCGAAGCGCGGCGTCTGGGCGTGGTGCTCCTTTCCGATCATGAGGTTGTGCGCTGCGGCAAGGGCCGTGTCCAGTTTGCGAATGGCACCTCGATCGAAGCAGAGCGGATTCTGCTTGCCAGCGGCGCTCATATCGATCTGCTGCCGTCGCTGCCTATTCAAAAACGGAAGGGACATCTGCTCATCACCGATCGGTATCCCGGCGTGGTGAGTCACCAGTTGGTCGAGCTTGGCTATCTGAAGAGTGCGCACAAGCTGACAGCCGATTCGGTGGCGTTCAATATACAACCCCGGCTTACCGGTCAGTTGCTCATCGGCTCTTCGCGCCAGTATGGCGACGAGAGCCGCGAGATCAACCATGCCATCCTGCGCAGCATGCTTGAACGCGCCATCGAGTACATGCCCTACCTGAAAGGACTATCCGGGATTCGCGTGTGGACCGGCCATCGCGCCGCGACGGCGGACAAGCTTCCTCTCATTGGGCCAACAGCGGATCATACGCTGTTTCTTGCCATGGGCTTTGAGGGCCTCGGCATTACGAATGCTCCTGGAGCGGCCGTACTCGCCATCGATGCGCTTCTCAACCGGGCATCGGTCATTGACGCTGCGCCGTATCTACCGTCGCGTATCCAGCAGGAGGCCGTTCATGCCTGA
- a CDS encoding proline racemase family protein, whose protein sequence is MNEKGVFVSNFVYNSGMPSQLPAFISVVDSHTAGEPTRVVIEGGPDLGSGPLAERRARFQAEYDHFRSGVVCEPRGSEVMVGALLCKPVNPQAAAGVIFFNDVGYLGMCGHGTIGLVTTLAHLNRIGPGKHLIETPVGDVHTELHADGSVSVRNVPAFRYREAVRVEVPGYGAFTGDIAWGGNWFFLVDGHGQKLIAANRNPLVALTTAIREALIANGITGADGALIDHIELVSAPEDPANSGRNFVLCPGASFDRSPCGTGTSAKLACLYAEGKLSEEQTWKQEGILGTVFTGSVVSHGDQVIPTISGRAWITAESKLYFDSSDPFRKGIAF, encoded by the coding sequence ATGAATGAAAAAGGCGTATTTGTATCCAACTTCGTCTACAATTCAGGCATGCCATCGCAACTGCCTGCCTTCATTTCGGTCGTGGACTCTCACACGGCGGGAGAACCGACCCGTGTTGTCATTGAAGGTGGGCCGGATCTGGGATCCGGACCCCTGGCAGAACGCCGGGCCCGCTTTCAAGCTGAGTATGATCACTTCCGCAGCGGCGTCGTCTGTGAGCCCCGCGGCTCCGAAGTCATGGTCGGAGCATTGCTCTGCAAGCCGGTCAATCCCCAGGCTGCTGCCGGGGTCATCTTCTTTAACGATGTCGGCTATCTGGGCATGTGCGGCCACGGTACGATCGGCCTTGTCACCACGCTGGCTCATCTCAACCGCATTGGCCCAGGCAAGCACCTGATTGAGACTCCCGTCGGGGATGTTCACACCGAACTACATGCAGATGGCAGTGTCTCTGTACGCAATGTGCCCGCGTTCCGGTATCGCGAAGCAGTCCGTGTCGAGGTTCCCGGTTACGGCGCCTTCACCGGCGATATCGCCTGGGGTGGGAATTGGTTCTTCCTTGTTGACGGTCACGGTCAGAAGCTCATCGCTGCTAACCGCAATCCCCTGGTCGCGCTGACCACGGCAATACGCGAAGCTTTGATCGCTAACGGCATCACCGGAGCCGACGGCGCACTCATCGATCACATCGAGTTGGTCTCCGCACCGGAAGATCCAGCGAACTCCGGCCGCAACTTCGTCCTCTGCCCGGGCGCTTCGTTTGACCGCTCCCCTTGCGGCACGGGCACGAGTGCGAAGTTAGCCTGCCTGTACGCCGAAGGCAAACTTTCCGAAGAGCAGACGTGGAAGCAAGAGGGTATTCTTGGGACGGTATTTACCGGCTCCGTTGTTTCACACGGCGATCAGGTTATTCCGACCATCAGCGGACGCGCGTGGATTACAGCCGAGTCGAAGCTTTATTTCGATTCCAGCGATCCCTTCCGTAAAGGAATCGCGTTCTAA
- a CDS encoding GntR family transcriptional regulator, which translates to MKKTATGPTKTKTAVRTVSPTGEREKAEHGTSLLTAFQEIRELIVHGKMSPGTWIVEADLAERLGMSRTPVRAAIHWLQREGYVLEQRNVSKSRMIVSPLTKEDANELYLIIGRLEGLAGRGAAQASAEDREKLADTLENLNHKLAAISKGKGRTADIFDVDRDFHRAIVHAGAGPRLATLHGAVEPQAERYWRLYASSIITDLHMSVREHAAIIAAVRRGDADGVEAALQNNWIKGADRLGHVIDIFGERGSW; encoded by the coding sequence GTGAAGAAAACCGCTACAGGCCCAACAAAAACCAAGACCGCGGTGCGGACGGTATCTCCAACGGGTGAGCGAGAGAAAGCCGAGCACGGCACCAGTCTGCTGACCGCGTTCCAGGAGATTCGTGAGCTGATCGTTCACGGCAAGATGTCGCCAGGGACGTGGATTGTGGAAGCGGACCTGGCGGAGCGTCTGGGCATGAGCCGTACGCCGGTGCGCGCGGCGATCCACTGGCTGCAGCGCGAAGGCTATGTGCTGGAGCAGCGGAACGTAAGCAAGTCCAGGATGATTGTCTCTCCGCTGACCAAGGAAGATGCCAACGAGCTCTACCTGATTATCGGCAGGCTGGAAGGACTAGCGGGCCGCGGCGCGGCACAGGCTTCGGCGGAAGACCGGGAGAAGCTGGCGGACACGCTGGAGAATCTCAATCACAAATTGGCCGCAATCTCCAAGGGCAAGGGACGTACGGCAGATATCTTCGACGTGGACCGCGACTTCCATCGGGCCATTGTCCACGCCGGCGCGGGTCCGCGGCTTGCCACGCTGCATGGCGCGGTGGAGCCGCAGGCGGAGCGCTACTGGCGGTTGTATGCCAGCTCCATCATTACCGATTTGCATATGTCCGTTCGCGAACATGCCGCCATCATTGCGGCAGTGCGTCGCGGGGATGCAGATGGTGTAGAGGCCGCATTGCAGAACAACTGGATCAAGGGCGCCGACCGGCTGGGGCACGTCATCGACATCTTTGGAGAACGCGGTAGCTGGTAA
- a CDS encoding Ldh family oxidoreductase, whose translation MIHMSLDELRDFASGILLENGLSSAQVPGVTETLVAGERDGCGAHGIYRLLSAVRSMRLEKINRHAVPTVTEPGPSLVRVDGDRGFAQLAFEAGRPLLIEKARRYGIAALALNRCIHFAALWPEVEAIASENLVAIAMTSNHAWVAPAGGTQPLFGTNPIAFGWPRPGQEPFVFDFATSAIARGELELHRRGGRQLPPGCGIDSDGNPTTDPAAIAAGAMLPFGGHKGSALALMVELLAGPLIGDLTSKESLLMDNGAGAAPIGGELILAIDGSRFSDTPASADQAEALFQQIVGQGARLPSQRRYIARKKSLAEGVHIPTALYEELAGLGR comes from the coding sequence ATGATTCACATGTCCCTCGACGAGCTGAGAGATTTCGCGAGCGGAATCCTTCTTGAAAACGGTCTTTCCTCTGCGCAGGTTCCTGGAGTTACGGAGACGCTGGTTGCAGGAGAACGCGATGGTTGCGGCGCGCATGGCATCTATCGACTCCTCTCGGCGGTCCGCAGTATGCGGCTTGAGAAGATCAACCGGCATGCGGTTCCGACCGTCACGGAACCGGGGCCGTCGCTTGTCCGCGTGGATGGCGATCGTGGCTTTGCACAGCTTGCCTTCGAAGCCGGCCGGCCGCTCCTGATCGAGAAGGCTCGCCGCTATGGCATCGCGGCGCTGGCTCTCAACCGCTGTATCCACTTCGCCGCGCTCTGGCCGGAGGTGGAAGCCATTGCCAGCGAAAATCTGGTCGCGATTGCAATGACCTCAAACCATGCCTGGGTAGCGCCCGCCGGTGGTACACAGCCTCTGTTTGGCACAAACCCGATTGCCTTTGGATGGCCCCGTCCGGGACAGGAACCGTTCGTCTTCGACTTCGCCACCAGCGCCATCGCACGCGGTGAGCTGGAACTTCATCGTCGTGGGGGAAGGCAGCTCCCTCCCGGCTGCGGCATTGATAGCGATGGAAACCCTACTACCGATCCCGCAGCCATTGCCGCCGGAGCCATGCTCCCCTTCGGAGGTCACAAGGGCTCCGCTCTGGCGCTGATGGTGGAGCTGCTTGCTGGTCCCCTCATCGGCGACCTCACCAGCAAAGAGTCACTCCTGATGGATAACGGTGCGGGCGCAGCTCCTATTGGAGGCGAACTGATTCTGGCAATTGATGGTTCCAGGTTCAGCGACACCCCTGCGTCAGCCGATCAAGCGGAGGCGCTGTTTCAGCAGATTGTCGGGCAGGGCGCGCGGCTGCCCTCGCAGAGACGCTATATCGCCCGCAAAAAGAGCCTTGCTGAAGGCGTGCACATTCCGACTGCGCTCTATGAGGAACTTGCCGGCCTGGGTCGATAG
- a CDS encoding family 43 glycosylhydrolase, with translation MKHVACCLTFVLLGGCMSLRSQTPRVIHSKGNPILADGEYYSADPAPLVVGDTLYILAGRDEAPADVNDFAMREWQLLSTKSVSSGTWMHYPAILRPETVFSWAEPGHAYAGQIVAGRDGRFYLYAPVQQAHSSNQDPFAIGVAVANGPLGPWKDAHPSGPIVSQSIPERNTIQNIDPTVMVDEDGRVFLYWGTFGKLRSMELEQDMVTPKAPEISVTTLKGFFEAPWLFRRGNTYYMIYAANNAGPDSNCTRAIYHACIAYGTASNPLGPWTYRGVILDPVSSTTSHPGAIAFQGKWYLVYHTADAKGGGHFRRSVAIDEMSWDDSSNPAGIIKVKPTRAAAPPPAPTRNMASAAEAHASNEPIPVQYALAALNDGIVRRNPLPPDMWASWSQHNPPVQWIEYDWPHPVELNGARIQFWNDQPAGSNVGVAAPASWHLEYWAGNQWKPVENATAYGTKADGINEVTFRTVTTRCLRSVFQASGEGDAYAAVAVQEWEALTPRAVVPQTQTSAPPSQISRCY, from the coding sequence ATGAAGCACGTTGCCTGCTGCCTCACCTTTGTCCTTCTCGGTGGTTGCATGTCGTTGCGGTCGCAAACACCCCGCGTGATTCACAGCAAAGGCAATCCTATCCTCGCAGATGGCGAGTATTACTCGGCCGATCCGGCGCCGTTGGTCGTGGGCGACACGCTCTACATCCTTGCAGGCCGCGATGAGGCGCCTGCCGATGTGAATGACTTCGCGATGCGGGAGTGGCAACTGCTGTCGACGAAGAGCGTCTCATCCGGTACTTGGATGCACTATCCGGCCATCCTGCGGCCGGAGACGGTGTTCTCATGGGCAGAGCCCGGGCATGCCTATGCCGGCCAGATCGTTGCTGGAAGAGATGGCCGTTTCTATCTCTACGCGCCAGTACAGCAGGCGCACAGCAGCAACCAGGATCCCTTTGCGATCGGTGTAGCAGTTGCTAACGGCCCTCTTGGACCGTGGAAGGACGCGCATCCATCGGGGCCTATTGTCTCGCAGTCGATACCGGAACGGAACACGATCCAGAACATTGATCCAACGGTAATGGTGGATGAGGACGGACGCGTCTTTCTGTACTGGGGTACTTTCGGCAAGTTACGCAGTATGGAACTCGAGCAGGATATGGTGACGCCGAAGGCGCCGGAGATCTCAGTTACAACACTCAAGGGTTTCTTTGAAGCTCCGTGGCTTTTTCGCCGCGGTAATACGTATTACATGATCTATGCGGCGAATAACGCCGGCCCCGATTCCAATTGCACCCGCGCGATCTATCATGCGTGCATTGCCTATGGGACAGCAAGCAATCCTCTGGGGCCTTGGACCTATCGCGGCGTGATCCTCGATCCGGTCTCGAGTACAACCTCGCATCCTGGAGCGATTGCTTTCCAGGGAAAGTGGTACCTCGTATATCACACGGCAGATGCGAAGGGAGGCGGGCATTTCCGTCGCAGTGTCGCCATCGACGAGATGTCGTGGGATGACAGCTCTAACCCAGCGGGCATCATAAAGGTAAAACCGACACGTGCTGCAGCGCCGCCGCCCGCGCCGACCAGAAATATGGCTTCTGCCGCAGAAGCACATGCCTCCAATGAGCCGATCCCGGTGCAGTATGCACTCGCGGCTTTGAACGATGGCATCGTGCGCAGGAACCCTTTGCCACCTGACATGTGGGCATCGTGGTCTCAGCACAATCCGCCAGTGCAGTGGATCGAATACGACTGGCCTCACCCAGTGGAACTCAACGGAGCGAGAATCCAGTTCTGGAATGACCAACCCGCAGGATCAAACGTTGGTGTAGCAGCACCGGCATCCTGGCATCTTGAATATTGGGCAGGGAATCAGTGGAAGCCAGTTGAGAATGCCACAGCCTACGGAACGAAAGCGGATGGCATAAATGAAGTGACCTTCCGGACCGTCACGACACGATGCCTGCGCAGTGTCTTTCAGGCGTCGGGCGAAGGCGACGCCTATGCCGCCGTAGCCGTACAGGAGTGGGAGGCACTGACACCGCGTGCGGTGGTACCGCAAACGCAGACCTCAGCACCTCCCTCTCAGATCAGCCGTTGTTATTAG